One window of Mucilaginibacter inviolabilis genomic DNA carries:
- a CDS encoding family 10 glycosylhydrolase: protein MNKREFLKAGLVATVAAQLPVKSQAKEPVAVSKKKAMKNWIWINPNLKDTDEDLKTNYTAYKAAGITGIFFENDSEKHFRAAKAVGIEAHRWIWTFNRAEKLTDHPEWYSKSRNGDSCADKPPYVQYYRWLCPSRPEVQDYLTSTVNDILTKDYVDGIHLDYVRYCDVILPVNLWDKYKIEQTKELPEYDFCYCEVCQAKFKEQYGKDIKAIQYPEASLSWRLFRYGNIIRVVNAVSAVAHQHKKTITAAVFPTPEVARRNVRQDWTNFKLDGVCPMIYHGFYKESVSWIGDAVAEGIHVLNDKFPLYAGLYLSDFNNDEEVRSGIQYALKNGASGVSFFGRVTPSVLDILKQESAAFKA from the coding sequence ATGAATAAGCGCGAATTTTTAAAAGCCGGTTTAGTAGCCACCGTTGCAGCTCAATTACCTGTAAAAAGCCAGGCAAAGGAACCTGTAGCTGTCAGTAAGAAAAAGGCTATGAAAAACTGGATTTGGATCAATCCTAACCTAAAGGATACGGACGAGGATCTGAAAACCAATTACACAGCCTACAAAGCAGCCGGTATTACTGGTATATTTTTTGAGAATGATAGTGAAAAACACTTCCGCGCCGCTAAAGCTGTGGGTATTGAGGCTCATCGCTGGATATGGACTTTTAATCGTGCCGAAAAATTAACCGATCATCCGGAATGGTACAGCAAAAGCCGCAACGGTGATTCCTGTGCCGATAAGCCACCCTATGTGCAGTACTACCGTTGGCTTTGTCCTTCCCGCCCCGAGGTTCAGGATTATTTAACCAGTACTGTTAATGATATACTGACCAAGGATTATGTTGATGGCATCCACCTGGATTATGTACGTTATTGCGATGTGATACTTCCTGTAAACCTATGGGATAAATACAAAATTGAACAAACCAAAGAACTACCCGAATACGATTTTTGCTACTGCGAAGTTTGCCAGGCTAAATTCAAAGAGCAGTATGGCAAGGATATCAAAGCTATTCAATACCCGGAGGCCAGTCTTTCCTGGCGCCTGTTCAGGTATGGTAATATTATCCGGGTGGTGAACGCGGTATCGGCGGTGGCTCATCAGCATAAAAAAACGATCACGGCAGCCGTTTTCCCGACACCCGAAGTGGCGCGCCGTAATGTACGCCAAGATTGGACAAATTTTAAGCTTGATGGCGTTTGCCCGATGATCTATCACGGCTTTTATAAAGAGAGCGTAAGCTGGATAGGTGATGCTGTTGCCGAAGGTATCCATGTGCTTAATGACAAATTTCCGTTGTATGCCGGTCTTTATCTGTCTGATTTTAATAATGATGAAGAGGTACGCTCCGGTATCCAGTATGCTTTGAAAAATGGAGCATCAGGGGTATCTTTCTTTGGCAGGGTTACACCATCGGTATTGGATATTCTGAAGCAGGAAAGCGCAGCATTTAAAGCATAG
- a CDS encoding carbohydrate-binding family 9-like protein: protein MKKHIVNLHLFKSRPKMMAFTVFVMLMPWQLQAQDIFKGYENLFTVPESYVVKHTSKAPVIDGDISDSEWQQAKWTTDFVDIEGSLKPKPPLQTNIKMLWDDSCLYVAARMYDPQVWAKLKNHDDALFRENDFEVFIDPTNTTHGYYEIEVNALNTIFDLFLPKPYRNQGNSVSGWDAHGLRTAVKIQGTLNDPVDVDKGWTVEMAIPFKAVNPGFRAVNPRPGTIWRINFLRVEYDTQVKNGQYEKLKDSAGYDRPEHNWAWSSQGLINMHYPERFGYLLFSDHQTDDVVFEMPYAELKKRYLWLIYYKQKEWQRQNHSYAQSLKELGLESGYNILKKFNNLQLEATKHQFIALITDEENKITYTINQDGFVEPLTTNH from the coding sequence ATGAAAAAACATATCGTTAATCTCCATTTATTTAAAAGCCGTCCTAAAATGATGGCTTTTACTGTTTTTGTGATGCTGATGCCCTGGCAGCTTCAGGCTCAGGATATTTTTAAAGGCTATGAAAATCTGTTTACCGTTCCCGAAAGTTATGTGGTAAAACATACCTCAAAGGCTCCTGTAATTGATGGTGACATAAGTGATAGTGAATGGCAACAGGCTAAATGGACAACTGATTTTGTAGATATTGAGGGTAGCTTAAAACCTAAACCACCACTACAAACCAACATTAAAATGTTATGGGACGATAGCTGTTTGTATGTGGCTGCCCGAATGTATGATCCGCAGGTGTGGGCCAAACTAAAAAATCATGATGATGCACTTTTCAGGGAAAATGATTTTGAGGTCTTTATTGATCCAACCAACACAACTCATGGTTATTATGAAATTGAGGTTAATGCCCTCAATACCATTTTTGATCTATTTTTACCAAAGCCATACCGTAACCAGGGTAACTCGGTGTCCGGGTGGGATGCTCACGGTTTGCGTACCGCTGTTAAAATACAAGGCACATTAAATGATCCTGTTGATGTTGACAAAGGCTGGACGGTTGAAATGGCTATCCCTTTCAAAGCTGTAAATCCTGGTTTCAGAGCTGTAAACCCTAGGCCTGGAACTATATGGCGTATCAATTTTTTAAGAGTGGAGTATGATACTCAGGTTAAAAACGGGCAATATGAAAAGTTGAAGGATAGTGCAGGTTATGATCGGCCAGAACATAATTGGGCATGGTCATCTCAGGGACTCATCAATATGCATTATCCGGAACGCTTTGGATACTTGCTGTTTAGTGATCATCAAACCGATGATGTGGTATTCGAAATGCCTTATGCCGAACTGAAAAAAAGGTATTTATGGCTGATTTATTACAAGCAAAAAGAGTGGCAAAGGCAAAATCATAGTTACGCGCAATCATTAAAAGAATTGGGATTGGAAAGTGGTTATAACATTTTAAAAAAATTTAATAACTTACAACTCGAAGCCACTAAACACCAGTTTATAGCTTTAATTACCGATGAGGAGAATAAAATAACTTATACCATTAACCAGGATGGGTTTGTTGAACCTTTAACCACCAATCACTAA
- a CDS encoding EVE domain-containing protein, whose translation MQHWLVKSEPFKYSWEKFNKDGRTFWDGVRNYQARNNLRLMKEGDLVLFYHSNDGKEVVGIAKVVKEAYQDPTTSDPNWVVVDLSPVETLKHPVTLETIKADEQLKDVGLVRQGRLSVMGLKREEFDRILELGS comes from the coding sequence ATGCAGCACTGGTTAGTCAAATCGGAACCATTTAAATACAGTTGGGAAAAGTTTAATAAAGATGGACGTACTTTTTGGGATGGCGTGCGCAATTATCAGGCTCGTAATAATTTACGCTTGATGAAGGAAGGCGACCTGGTGCTGTTTTATCATAGTAACGATGGCAAAGAAGTGGTTGGGATAGCCAAAGTAGTGAAGGAAGCTTATCAGGATCCAACAACTTCAGATCCTAACTGGGTGGTGGTTGATCTGTCGCCGGTTGAAACCCTGAAGCATCCCGTAACCCTGGAAACCATTAAAGCGGATGAACAATTAAAAGATGTGGGCTTGGTTAGGCAAGGTCGCCTATCAGTAATGGGTTTAAAACGCGAGGAGTTTGACCGTATATTAGAACTGGGCAGTTAA
- a CDS encoding nuclear transport factor 2 family protein, whose translation MNTQEVANALVQFCREGKNFEAMNELYADHIVSEEPKGSHQEFTNGKEAVIGKSKQWFESVEEVHGGTVSDPIVSANFFAVTMDTDVTFKGMGRVNMQEICVYEVKDGKIVYERFFYSIPGQ comes from the coding sequence ATGAACACACAAGAAGTAGCTAACGCATTAGTACAATTTTGCCGTGAGGGTAAAAACTTTGAGGCGATGAATGAGCTTTATGCTGATCATATAGTAAGCGAGGAGCCCAAAGGGTCTCACCAGGAATTTACAAATGGCAAAGAAGCTGTTATAGGGAAGTCAAAACAATGGTTTGAATCGGTAGAAGAGGTGCATGGAGGCACTGTTTCCGATCCAATTGTAAGCGCAAACTTTTTTGCAGTCACTATGGATACGGATGTCACCTTTAAAGGAATGGGTAGAGTAAATATGCAGGAGATCTGCGTATATGAAGTTAAGGATGGCAAAATTGTTTATGAAAGATTTTTCTATAGCATTCCCGGACAATAA
- a CDS encoding family 20 glycosylhydrolase, whose product MNQSYPPRLTFLLIILSLLIFTFQTNAQTLNDDPHLGIIPAPASITRAQGTFIFSQLTQIKADNIKDRNVAFLKDFLLNSRHFNNKLSKYNSKVKSTKGTTLILTAKGSVTLPKEGYKLTITPHRITIIGKDAGMFYGIQTLMQLFPVETSGTEKFNCVTIEDSPRFGYRGMMLDVSRHFFTVPQVKKVIELMAAYKLNNFHWHLVDGQGWRIEIKKYPKLTQVGAYRMQTTFGNNRDWPDSLSYGGFYTQDDIRDVVKFAAQRYINVIPEIEMPAHSEAALRAYPELRCESPADSKIPARDINNIYCPTEETFTFLENVLTEVMELFPSKYIHIGGDEAGKQPWKESAFCQALIKEKGLKDEHELQSYFIQRIEKFLNSKGRTIIGWDEILEGGLAPNATVMSWTGEAGGIAAAHQKHNVIMTPQTTGNYFDHYQSGSPQEPVSFGRYAALDETYNYDPVSKELTPDEQKYVIGTQGNLWTEYVPTVAKLQYQILPRLFALSEVAWSLPKNKDYTNFSEIRLTKHFARLEAMHYNYRVPTALPVIDTMVFGNKFTFAPKSVVPGARIFITYNGRDPLDTDWEYISPVTIVVPPNEKREFKTRVITPTGRRSIATRILMYNRALVPAANYTANKPGLSYKLIKSKFTTPEQLDYASAPDSAITDRLNAEAFKKDNPNFGVVYSGYVNIPADGAYNFSTASYTDTQVFIDGEKITESEPALPLAKGFHAIKVKYIYNAPVPAPGSYRVRQTPLRVFIAAPGTAGKKEIMPGMLFN is encoded by the coding sequence ATGAATCAAAGCTATCCGCCCCGACTAACCTTTCTGTTAATCATTCTAAGTCTCCTGATTTTTACCTTTCAGACCAATGCACAAACACTAAATGATGACCCTCATTTAGGCATCATTCCTGCGCCGGCATCTATAACCAGGGCTCAGGGTACATTCATATTTAGTCAGTTAACACAGATCAAGGCAGACAATATCAAAGACAGGAACGTCGCTTTCCTAAAAGATTTCCTGCTGAATAGCCGGCACTTCAATAACAAGCTATCCAAATACAACTCTAAAGTAAAATCAACTAAAGGAACTACCCTTATATTAACCGCCAAAGGATCAGTAACGCTGCCTAAAGAGGGATATAAACTCACTATCACTCCGCACCGCATTACTATTATTGGTAAGGATGCCGGTATGTTTTATGGTATTCAAACCCTGATGCAATTATTCCCGGTGGAAACCTCAGGCACCGAAAAATTCAATTGCGTGACCATTGAAGATAGTCCCAGGTTTGGCTATCGGGGCATGATGCTGGACGTATCCCGACACTTTTTTACTGTACCACAGGTTAAAAAAGTTATCGAATTGATGGCGGCTTATAAGCTGAACAATTTCCACTGGCATCTGGTGGATGGCCAAGGCTGGCGCATCGAGATCAAGAAATACCCAAAGCTGACGCAGGTTGGTGCCTATAGGATGCAAACCACCTTCGGCAATAACCGTGACTGGCCCGATTCCTTATCTTATGGCGGCTTTTATACCCAGGATGACATTCGCGATGTGGTTAAATTCGCTGCTCAGCGTTACATCAATGTCATTCCCGAAATTGAAATGCCCGCGCATTCCGAGGCTGCTCTGCGAGCCTATCCCGAACTCAGATGCGAGTCGCCTGCTGATAGCAAGATCCCGGCACGCGATATCAACAATATCTATTGCCCTACCGAAGAAACTTTTACTTTCCTGGAGAATGTGCTGACTGAAGTGATGGAGCTTTTTCCAAGCAAATACATTCACATTGGTGGCGACGAGGCAGGCAAACAACCCTGGAAAGAATCTGCTTTTTGCCAGGCGCTGATCAAAGAAAAAGGCCTGAAGGACGAGCACGAACTGCAAAGCTATTTTATACAGCGCATTGAAAAATTCCTGAACTCCAAAGGCCGCACCATTATTGGCTGGGACGAGATACTGGAAGGCGGCCTGGCCCCTAACGCCACCGTAATGAGCTGGACAGGCGAAGCCGGTGGTATTGCCGCCGCCCATCAAAAACATAACGTGATCATGACGCCGCAAACCACCGGTAATTACTTTGACCATTACCAAAGCGGATCGCCGCAGGAGCCGGTTTCATTTGGTCGTTATGCGGCCCTGGACGAAACTTATAATTATGATCCCGTATCCAAAGAGCTAACGCCCGATGAACAAAAATATGTGATAGGTACACAAGGTAACTTATGGACAGAATATGTACCCACCGTAGCCAAACTACAATACCAGATATTACCACGCTTGTTCGCCCTTTCGGAAGTGGCCTGGAGCCTGCCCAAAAATAAAGACTATACCAATTTTTCGGAGATACGCCTGACCAAACATTTTGCCCGTTTAGAAGCTATGCACTATAACTATCGTGTACCAACCGCACTGCCGGTTATTGACACCATGGTTTTTGGCAATAAATTTACGTTTGCACCAAAATCTGTAGTACCCGGTGCCCGGATCTTTATTACCTATAATGGTCGTGATCCGCTGGATACCGATTGGGAGTATATTTCGCCCGTAACCATTGTAGTACCGCCAAATGAAAAGCGCGAATTTAAAACCCGTGTAATTACACCAACCGGTCGGCGTAGTATAGCAACCCGCATACTGATGTATAACCGGGCACTGGTGCCGGCGGCAAACTATACAGCCAATAAACCCGGCCTAAGCTATAAACTGATTAAAAGTAAATTTACCACACCCGAGCAACTGGATTATGCCAGCGCTCCGGATTCAGCCATTACCGATCGTTTAAATGCCGAAGCTTTTAAAAAGGATAATCCCAATTTTGGCGTGGTGTACAGCGGCTATGTCAACATCCCTGCGGATGGGGCTTACAATTTCAGCACAGCATCATACACCGATACCCAGGTATTTATTGATGGTGAAAAAATAACCGAAAGCGAACCTGCCTTGCCATTGGCAAAAGGTTTTCATGCCATTAAGGTGAAATATATTTACAACGCTCCTGTTCCAGCACCGGGATCATACCGGGTTAGGCAAACCCCGCTGCGTGTTTTTATAGCGGCACCTGGCACAGCAGGCAAAAAGGAAATTATGCCGGGAATGTTGTTTAATTGA
- a CDS encoding glycoside hydrolase family 38 C-terminal domain-containing protein: MKRPQSRIKSFCLITILFLLSTVATGVYGQKAQPAFTSITLQPTVAYVNYHGENRRVVRLLFRNGKSYNAGTLLVSFNDHTDHIAVPASATGLESFEVPLPGPAIKLSTQATVTLTYSGQTYPARCIVEPARDNWTVYVLPHSHVDIGYTNTQAKVLKLHMDNIDESIDLAEKTQNYPAEARFKWTTEAIWVVDNYLKQANAEKKARFWNAVKKGWINLDGAYGNINTSMTDSRQLMQMFAKSQKLAREQGIEIHTMFQGDVPGASWGLAAQAEQTGIHYFLSGPNASDRIGNLAKWQDKPFYWLSPSGKQKLLFWQCQPYSIGYQLKGAKIPNFFTIDDPKPYYTGHPEENFLNPYLFQYLGGLEQNNFPYNMTILTWAMSDNAPIDPELPDAVKAWNEHYTSPRLVITSVKQFFNDLEKQHKNDIPSFTGDYTEYWTDGVSSAARETALSRATSDRLKQTGAIWAIRNKAAYPADAFDDTWKNLLLYNEHTWGAYNSVGEPDNEKVKSEWNVKQGYALRADKQVDSLLTEALKPAATPNNAIDVYNTTNWPRTDVVYIPANLSKTGDVVKDATGKKIPSQRLSSGELAFVANDVPTLGKSIYTVNAGKAFGNGKAKITGNSLNNGIYTVAVDATNGNIVKLIKGASARNYVAADSAGLNQYTYMPGDSLKKLVTSSNTHISIKENGPLVVSLLITSDAPGTNGLTREVRLVSGLDRVELINTIDKTAIRRKESVHFAFPFNVPGAQVRYSIPWGSARAEADQLPYANHNWFTMQRWVDVSNNAYGITWSSPDAPLFEIGSITTGNLLGGLHHAPQWLSFTPQSPVLYSWVMNNLWHTNFRADQEGKATFHYFIQAHESGFNNFKANQTGLDNHQPLVVSTASGAPEKGLFFKIGGNNIYVKAIKPTDDGLGVIAQLVNSGDTDTEAAITPNTVPAVKVWESNLMEDKLRELGDHFTIPAKGVISVRVDK; encoded by the coding sequence ATGAAAAGACCACAATCCCGTATAAAAAGCTTTTGCCTTATCACTATTCTGTTTTTACTGAGCACCGTGGCTACAGGTGTTTATGGTCAAAAAGCTCAACCTGCTTTTACCTCCATAACCCTGCAGCCTACGGTGGCTTATGTAAACTATCATGGCGAAAACAGACGGGTTGTCCGGCTGCTGTTCAGGAATGGCAAAAGTTACAATGCCGGTACGTTATTGGTTTCATTTAATGATCATACCGATCATATCGCTGTACCGGCCAGCGCTACCGGATTGGAGTCTTTTGAGGTGCCTCTGCCGGGCCCTGCTATCAAGCTATCTACCCAGGCTACTGTTACCTTAACCTATAGCGGTCAAACCTATCCGGCCCGTTGTATTGTGGAGCCGGCTCGTGATAATTGGACGGTTTATGTACTGCCCCATTCGCATGTTGATATTGGCTATACCAATACGCAGGCCAAGGTACTCAAATTGCATATGGACAATATTGATGAGTCGATCGATCTGGCCGAAAAAACACAGAACTATCCTGCCGAAGCCCGTTTTAAGTGGACAACCGAAGCTATCTGGGTGGTGGATAATTACCTGAAACAAGCCAATGCCGAAAAGAAAGCGCGTTTCTGGAACGCCGTAAAAAAGGGCTGGATAAACCTGGATGGCGCCTACGGCAATATCAATACCAGCATGACTGATTCGCGCCAGTTAATGCAGATGTTTGCCAAATCGCAAAAACTGGCTCGTGAACAAGGTATCGAGATCCATACCATGTTCCAGGGTGATGTACCGGGAGCTTCATGGGGATTAGCAGCCCAGGCCGAACAAACCGGCATCCATTATTTTTTATCAGGCCCTAACGCGTCCGACAGGATCGGCAACCTGGCCAAATGGCAGGACAAGCCTTTTTACTGGTTATCTCCATCGGGCAAACAAAAACTGCTGTTTTGGCAATGCCAGCCCTACTCTATCGGTTATCAGCTTAAGGGCGCTAAAATACCTAACTTCTTTACTATTGATGATCCTAAACCTTATTATACCGGTCACCCCGAAGAAAATTTCCTGAACCCCTACCTTTTCCAATACCTGGGTGGCCTGGAGCAGAATAATTTCCCGTATAACATGACCATACTCACCTGGGCCATGAGCGATAATGCCCCTATCGATCCGGAACTGCCAGATGCTGTAAAAGCATGGAACGAACATTATACTTCGCCCAGACTGGTGATCACCTCTGTAAAACAATTTTTTAACGATCTGGAAAAACAGCACAAAAATGACATCCCCTCTTTTACCGGCGATTACACCGAGTACTGGACCGACGGTGTGTCATCAGCGGCACGCGAAACCGCTTTGAGCCGCGCTACATCAGACAGGTTGAAGCAAACCGGGGCCATCTGGGCTATTCGTAACAAAGCGGCCTATCCTGCTGATGCTTTCGATGATACCTGGAAAAACCTGTTGCTGTACAACGAACATACCTGGGGCGCCTATAACAGCGTGGGCGAACCTGATAACGAAAAGGTAAAAAGCGAATGGAATGTAAAACAAGGCTATGCACTGCGTGCCGATAAACAAGTGGACTCTTTACTAACGGAGGCCTTAAAACCAGCTGCTACACCAAATAATGCCATCGATGTTTATAACACCACCAATTGGCCCCGTACTGATGTGGTTTATATCCCGGCCAACCTCAGCAAAACCGGCGACGTGGTTAAGGATGCTACGGGTAAAAAGATCCCTTCTCAACGCCTAAGCAGCGGTGAACTGGCTTTTGTGGCGAATGATGTACCGACGCTGGGTAAAAGCATATATACCGTTAATGCAGGTAAAGCATTTGGCAATGGTAAGGCTAAGATCACCGGTAATAGTTTAAACAACGGTATCTATACGGTTGCCGTGGATGCCACAAACGGTAATATCGTAAAACTGATCAAAGGAGCATCTGCCCGTAATTATGTTGCCGCTGATTCTGCCGGGCTAAACCAATATACATATATGCCGGGCGATTCATTAAAGAAACTCGTAACCAGCTCCAATACCCACATCAGCATCAAAGAAAACGGACCTCTGGTAGTAAGCCTGCTTATTACTTCGGATGCACCCGGCACCAATGGCCTTACCCGCGAAGTAAGACTGGTAAGCGGTTTAGATCGAGTAGAGCTCATCAATACCATAGATAAAACAGCCATCAGACGCAAGGAAAGCGTGCATTTTGCATTTCCTTTCAATGTACCGGGAGCGCAAGTTCGTTACAGTATTCCATGGGGCAGCGCCCGTGCCGAAGCCGATCAATTGCCTTATGCCAACCACAACTGGTTTACTATGCAACGCTGGGTTGATGTATCCAATAACGCTTACGGCATTACCTGGTCGAGCCCTGACGCACCCTTATTTGAGATAGGGAGCATTACTACCGGCAACCTGCTGGGCGGTTTACATCATGCACCGCAGTGGCTTTCGTTCACCCCGCAATCGCCGGTACTATATTCATGGGTGATGAATAATTTGTGGCATACCAATTTCCGTGCAGATCAGGAAGGCAAGGCCACTTTCCATTATTTCATACAAGCCCATGAAAGCGGTTTTAATAACTTTAAAGCTAACCAAACCGGACTGGACAATCATCAACCACTGGTTGTATCTACTGCCTCTGGCGCGCCGGAAAAAGGCCTGTTCTTTAAGATCGGCGGCAATAACATTTACGTAAAGGCCATCAAACCTACCGATGACGGTTTAGGCGTAATAGCCCAGCTGGTGAACAGCGGCGATACCGATACAGAAGCAGCTATCACTCCGAATACAGTCCCCGCAGTTAAAGTTTGGGAAAGTAATCTGATGGAAGATAAGTTGAGGGAATTAGGAGATCATTTTACAATCCCTGCTAAAGGCGTAATAAGTGTGAGGGTAGATAAATAA
- a CDS encoding GH92 family glycosyl hydrolase, whose protein sequence is MKHLFTAFLLGTASIAAAQTHPAEKLVQYVNPIIGTQRMGHTYPGATVPFGMVQLSPETDTASYELNGHYNPDVYKYCAGYQYDDKTIVGFSHTHFSGTGHSDLGDFLIMPTVGPLKLNPGTADKPGSGYRSAFSHQNEVTEANYYKVKLDASNIIAEMTTTTRVGFHQYTFPKSDQSHIILDLMAGIYNYPDKNVWTYLKVLNDSTVVGYRQTNGWARTRTLYFAMSFSKPFFQHGFKKYDKREVYGGFWGKFNQTKNFPEIAGRQIRSYFDFKTEEGEKIKIKFAISPVSMDGALNNMRTELPGWDFDKVKNDGQQQWEQELHKIVIQGSKETKENFYTSMYHAMINPTIYMDADGQYEGLDKNVHKADGFTNYTTFSMWDTYRALHPLFNIIEPKRNADMVQSMMAHFDQSPERMLPIWSNSGNENWCMSGYHSVTVLADAVVKGNAPFDANKALDACVATARHRNYEGIGEYMDRGYIPDEKSGISVSSTLEYAFDDWAIAQMAKKLNRNDIYEEFIKRSQNYKNVYDPKSGFMRPKLADGTFRQKFDALSTINEGFIEGNSWNYTLFAPQDPEGLIKLMGGNKRFVGYLDSLFTMNLPDKYFAETEDITRDGIIGNYVHGNEPSHHVAYLYNWTDKPWKTQERIRMILPRMYKPTPDGLGGNDDTGQMSAWYIFSSLGFYPVAPGSDQYSTGSPAVNGAVINLDNGKTFTINVKNQSPKNVYVQKMELNGKVLNSLFISHADIMNGGEITFYMGSKHK, encoded by the coding sequence ATGAAACATTTATTCACTGCTTTTTTATTGGGTACGGCTTCTATAGCTGCTGCACAAACACATCCGGCAGAAAAACTGGTACAATACGTTAACCCCATCATTGGTACGCAACGTATGGGACATACTTATCCTGGAGCGACAGTACCTTTTGGCATGGTGCAGTTAAGCCCCGAAACGGATACGGCTAGCTACGAGCTCAACGGACATTATAATCCCGATGTATATAAATACTGCGCGGGTTATCAGTATGATGATAAAACCATTGTAGGCTTTAGTCATACCCATTTTAGTGGTACAGGGCACTCCGATCTGGGCGATTTCCTGATCATGCCTACCGTAGGGCCACTAAAACTGAATCCGGGTACTGCCGATAAGCCAGGCAGCGGTTACCGCTCTGCTTTTTCGCATCAGAATGAAGTTACCGAGGCCAATTATTATAAGGTGAAGCTGGATGCCAGCAACATTATTGCCGAAATGACCACCACTACCCGTGTAGGTTTTCACCAATACACTTTCCCCAAATCAGATCAATCGCACATCATCCTTGATCTGATGGCGGGTATCTATAACTACCCAGACAAAAATGTGTGGACCTACCTTAAGGTATTGAACGATTCTACCGTGGTAGGTTACCGCCAAACCAATGGTTGGGCGCGTACCCGTACGCTGTATTTTGCCATGAGTTTTTCTAAACCATTTTTTCAGCATGGTTTTAAGAAATATGATAAACGCGAAGTTTATGGCGGTTTCTGGGGTAAGTTCAATCAAACCAAAAACTTCCCTGAAATAGCCGGTCGACAGATTAGAAGTTACTTTGATTTTAAAACCGAAGAAGGCGAAAAGATCAAGATCAAATTTGCCATATCGCCGGTAAGTATGGACGGAGCACTTAACAATATGCGTACCGAACTGCCGGGCTGGGATTTTGATAAAGTAAAAAACGACGGACAGCAGCAATGGGAGCAGGAACTGCATAAAATTGTGATACAAGGCAGCAAGGAGACTAAAGAAAACTTTTATACCTCCATGTACCATGCCATGATTAACCCAACCATTTATATGGATGCGGATGGTCAGTATGAAGGACTTGATAAGAATGTGCATAAAGCGGATGGATTTACCAACTATACCACTTTTTCTATGTGGGATACCTACCGTGCTTTGCATCCGCTGTTCAATATTATTGAGCCTAAGCGCAATGCCGATATGGTACAATCCATGATGGCGCATTTTGATCAAAGTCCGGAGAGGATGCTGCCTATATGGTCAAACTCGGGTAACGAAAACTGGTGTATGAGCGGCTATCACAGCGTAACGGTACTGGCCGACGCGGTGGTAAAAGGTAATGCTCCGTTTGATGCCAACAAGGCGCTGGATGCCTGCGTAGCCACTGCCCGCCATCGCAATTATGAAGGTATAGGTGAGTATATGGACAGAGGCTATATTCCGGATGAAAAAAGCGGTATATCAGTATCTTCAACACTGGAGTATGCATTTGACGATTGGGCTATCGCGCAGATGGCTAAAAAGCTGAACCGTAATGATATTTACGAAGAGTTTATCAAACGTTCACAGAACTATAAGAATGTGTATGATCCAAAATCAGGTTTCATGCGCCCTAAACTGGCTGATGGCACCTTCCGCCAAAAGTTTGATGCTTTGAGTACTATTAACGAGGGCTTTATTGAAGGTAACTCCTGGAACTACACCCTGTTTGCTCCGCAAGACCCGGAAGGATTGATCAAGCTGATGGGCGGTAACAAACGTTTTGTAGGTTACCTTGATTCTTTATTCACGATGAACCTGCCTGATAAATATTTTGCCGAAACCGAGGATATCACCCGAGATGGTATCATCGGCAATTATGTACATGGTAACGAGCCATCGCACCACGTGGCTTATTTATATAACTGGACAGACAAGCCCTGGAAAACACAGGAACGCATCCGGATGATATTACCACGCATGTACAAACCCACACCAGACGGTTTAGGCGGTAATGACGATACCGGCCAGATGAGCGCCTGGTACATCTTCAGCTCCCTGGGCTTTTACCCGGTAGCGCCCGGATCTGATCAGTATTCAACCGGCAGCCCGGCTGTGAATGGTGCGGTGATCAACTTGGATAATGGTAAAACATTTACCATCAACGTTAAAAACCAAAGCCCTAAAAATGTATACGTGCAAAAAATGGAGCTGAACGGTAAAGTGCTTAACAGCCTTTTCATAAGCCATGCCGATATTATGAATGGCGGCGAGATCACTTTTTATATGGGATCAAAACATAAATAA